Proteins found in one Campylobacter concisus genomic segment:
- a CDS encoding DUF2157 domain-containing protein → MNFLNRIFLTKELDRWQSDGIVDKETAIKIANLYDIDPDAHSDKISFVLKLVAYLFFALAFFTLVGANWEEIPRLGRLALVLFVLGLVNFGGIYYLAKGKENLSTAMFFLGNFCFGAAIALIAQIYNISDEPSGGILLWSIGAFAVSFASKKGVLVAQSLIFATVWFFMIAYQSDFGFGFIIFIVLGAYTLYKDDSKWLAFVLFIDIFIYIISFCGYISGFRAIFDYGFLFGLPMVAIVSLSYALLLISISPLLDKFRVGLGAFAKEFGKNFGVFVLLFCLFLFEERNLFEVGDEELWFVKSFFKSNFGFVFILFSVAYFALFFKEKNKSGLLLGALLVSLPFVFSYGPGYANIFFSLANIITAAVLIKKGELKLGLCMIFLVAAVRYFQLIGDYIGATALFMVFAFIVLVVARKGRKK, encoded by the coding sequence ATGAACTTTTTAAATAGAATTTTTCTAACAAAAGAGCTGGATCGGTGGCAAAGTGACGGCATAGTCGATAAAGAGACTGCTATAAAAATAGCAAATTTATATGACATCGACCCTGATGCCCATAGTGACAAGATAAGTTTTGTCTTAAAACTCGTAGCATATCTCTTTTTTGCGCTAGCCTTTTTTACGCTCGTTGGTGCAAATTGGGAAGAGATACCAAGACTAGGACGTTTAGCACTTGTATTGTTTGTGCTTGGGCTTGTAAATTTTGGTGGAATTTACTATCTCGCAAAGGGAAAGGAAAATCTATCAACGGCGATGTTTTTTCTTGGAAATTTCTGCTTTGGTGCGGCGATTGCGCTTATTGCTCAAATTTATAACATTAGTGATGAGCCAAGCGGCGGTATCTTGCTTTGGAGTATCGGAGCGTTTGCGGTTTCTTTTGCTAGTAAAAAAGGTGTGTTGGTAGCCCAAAGCCTTATCTTTGCGACAGTTTGGTTTTTTATGATAGCTTATCAGAGCGACTTTGGCTTTGGCTTTATCATTTTTATAGTGCTTGGCGCATATACGCTTTACAAAGACGACTCAAAATGGCTTGCTTTTGTGCTTTTTATAGATATTTTTATATACATCATTTCATTTTGCGGCTACATTAGTGGTTTTAGAGCGATATTTGATTATGGATTTTTGTTTGGACTTCCGATGGTTGCGATTGTATCGCTATCTTATGCACTTTTACTTATTAGCATTTCGCCGCTACTAGATAAATTTAGAGTAGGGCTTGGTGCATTTGCGAAAGAATTTGGTAAAAATTTTGGCGTTTTTGTGTTGTTATTTTGTCTATTTTTATTTGAAGAAAGAAATTTATTTGAGGTTGGAGATGAAGAGCTTTGGTTTGTGAAGTCGTTTTTTAAAAGCAATTTTGGCTTTGTCTTTATTTTATTTAGCGTTGCTTATTTTGCACTATTTTTTAAAGAAAAAAACAAGAGTGGCTTGCTGCTTGGGGCACTGCTCGTATCGTTGCCATTTGTCTTTAGCTACGGTCCTGGCTACGCAAATATATTTTTTTCGCTCGCAAATATCATAACAGCTGCGGTTCTTATCAAAAAGGGTGAGTTAAAACTTGGTCTTTGTATGATATTTTTGGTTGCAGCCGTGAGGTATTTCCAACTTATAGGTGATTATATTGGTGCTACGGCGCTATTTATGGTGTTTGCTTTCATAGTGCTAGTTGTCGCTAGAAAAGGACGTAAAAAATGA
- a CDS encoding Na+/H+ antiporter NhaA, with the protein MCFRNFWDFFIGEASGGIFPIAAALVAFIFENVFLSSFYNSFLQIDTRLNFGRSPIQKPLILLVNDSLIAVFFFLLGFRLKREIFKAKLRSLAQATLLKIFIIGGILASVFFYILNHNYIFC; encoded by the coding sequence ATGTGTTTTAGGAATTTTTGGGATTTTTTTATAGGTGAAGCTAGCGGTGGTATCTTTCCTATCGCTGCTGCTTTAGTGGCTTTTATCTTTGAAAATGTTTTTTTAAGCAGTTTTTATAACTCATTTTTACAAATCGATACAAGGCTAAATTTTGGCAGATCGCCGATACAAAAGCCCCTTATCCTTTTGGTAAATGATAGTTTGATTGCCGTTTTTTTCTTTTTACTTGGGTTTAGGCTTAAGCGAGAAATTTTTAAAGCAAAGCTTAGGAGTCTGGCCCAAGCTACCTTGCTAAAAATTTTTATCATCGGTGGCATTTTAGCTTCTGTATTTTTTTATATTTTAAATCACAATTATATTTTTTGTTGA
- the nikR gene encoding nickel-responsive transcriptional regulator NikR, translated as MDSVIRFSVSLPSQLLDELDKKVSEQGYASRSEFTRDLIREKIVSDSWKDASEELIGVLTLIYMHHHNDLVNKKMDIEHSSDVKIICTNHVHVDHHNCLETISIRGEAGKIERFAERIAGLKGVKFSKLTRAAIPRF; from the coding sequence ATGGATAGTGTTATACGTTTTAGTGTTTCTTTACCTAGTCAGTTACTAGACGAACTAGATAAAAAGGTTAGCGAACAAGGCTACGCTTCTAGGAGCGAATTTACGAGGGATTTGATACGCGAAAAGATCGTAAGTGATAGCTGGAAGGACGCTAGTGAGGAGTTGATCGGGGTTTTGACGCTCATTTATATGCATCATCACAACGATTTGGTGAATAAAAAGATGGATATAGAGCATAGCTCTGATGTGAAAATCATCTGCACAAACCATGTTCATGTCGATCACCATAACTGCTTAGAAACGATTTCAATAAGAGGCGAGGCTGGCAAAATTGAACGCTTTGCTGAAAGGATCGCCGGCTTAAAGGGTGTAAAATTTTCTAAACTCACAAGGGCAGCTATTCCTAGGTTTTAG